A genomic window from Synechococcus sp. CBW1107 includes:
- a CDS encoding type II toxin-antitoxin system VapB family antitoxin encodes MSITSVQAGSSDGPAGRGRGISNGSQPINSPNGSSLTAAGSPAAPCSNAEASRLAAEVASLAGETKTAAVILALKERLRRLQRQSQTTANRQASLVNRLDQIALRCAGRPIGDRRSAEAILGYGPMGLPTCW; translated from the coding sequence TTGTCGATCACCTCAGTCCAGGCCGGTTCCTCTGACGGGCCGGCTGGGCGGGGCAGAGGAATCTCCAACGGCAGCCAACCCATCAATTCACCCAATGGCAGCAGCCTCACAGCGGCGGGCAGCCCCGCAGCGCCCTGCTCCAACGCCGAGGCCAGCCGCCTCGCCGCTGAGGTGGCATCCCTCGCGGGCGAAACCAAAACCGCCGCCGTGATCCTGGCCCTGAAAGAGCGGCTGCGGCGCCTGCAGCGCCAGAGCCAGACCACAGCGAATCGGCAAGCCAGCCTCGTCAACCGACTCGACCAGATCGCCCTACGTTGTGCTGGGCGGCCGATCGGCGATCGTCGCAGCGCAGAAGCGATCCTCGGCTACGGCCCCATGGGCCTGCCCACCTGCTGGTGA
- a CDS encoding type II toxin-antitoxin system Phd/YefM family antitoxin yields the protein MAIWPVQHAKARFSELLDACVREGPQVVSRRGAETAVLVPIEEWRRLEAAARPSLKELLLAPSARSEALVPPRGKARRRELISL from the coding sequence ATGGCGATCTGGCCGGTGCAGCACGCCAAGGCACGGTTCAGTGAGCTCCTCGATGCCTGCGTGCGGGAGGGGCCCCAGGTGGTGTCTCGCCGTGGGGCGGAAACCGCCGTGCTCGTGCCGATTGAGGAGTGGCGCCGCCTTGAGGCTGCGGCCCGCCCTTCCCTCAAAGAGCTCTTGCTGGCCCCCTCGGCCCGCAGCGAAGCCTTGGTGCCGCCCCGGGGGAAGGCCCGGCGGCGTGAGCTGATCAGCCTCTAG
- a CDS encoding type II toxin-antitoxin system VapC family toxin: MRKPRPHGAVLAWLDGVDDANLHLATVTLGEIQAGIELTREQDPGKASELEAWLDLVSLSYNVLPMDGSAFRCWARLMHRQSNTLYEDAMIAAIAKVNHLTVVTRNGADFKTFEVPLLNPFETGR; this comes from the coding sequence TTGCGCAAACCACGCCCCCATGGCGCGGTATTGGCCTGGCTCGATGGCGTCGACGACGCCAACCTGCATCTGGCCACGGTGACCCTGGGCGAAATCCAGGCAGGTATTGAGCTCACCCGTGAGCAAGACCCAGGCAAAGCCAGCGAGCTCGAAGCCTGGCTGGATCTGGTGAGCCTCAGCTACAACGTTTTGCCGATGGATGGATCAGCCTTTCGCTGCTGGGCCCGGCTGATGCATCGCCAATCCAACACCCTCTATGAAGACGCGATGATCGCCGCCATCGCCAAGGTGAACCACCTCACCGTGGTGACCCGCAATGGGGCGGACTTCAAAACGTTTGAGGTGCCACTACTCAATCCCTTCGAAACAGGTCGCTGA
- a CDS encoding transposase: protein MVVGWAPWWTGQTERTTFLTVGDLRAIAERPGASAEFGAQLLELQRQLFGHWHRYKDGTIDWPGLQDSSRPIRQDFEATLQRVVELGVQRDERTPWAKTVRTCRQILQLADGLWTFLETQGIEPTNNAAERALRQSVIQRRITGLPSNSRGVQSRQGAICRSRLLTVTTSLRQQGRDVWEFLEQA from the coding sequence ATGGTCGTCGGTTGGGCCCCCTGGTGGACAGGTCAGACCGAGCGGACAACTTTCCTGACAGTGGGGGACCTGAGGGCCATTGCGGAACGGCCCGGTGCCAGCGCCGAGTTCGGAGCCCAGCTGCTGGAGTTGCAGCGGCAGCTGTTTGGCCACTGGCACCGCTACAAGGATGGAACGATCGACTGGCCCGGTCTGCAAGACAGCAGCCGGCCGATCCGCCAGGACTTTGAGGCGACGTTGCAGCGAGTGGTGGAGCTGGGTGTCCAACGGGACGAGAGAACGCCGTGGGCCAAAACGGTGCGCACCTGCCGCCAGATCCTCCAGCTGGCGGATGGCCTGTGGACCTTCCTGGAGACGCAAGGAATCGAGCCAACCAACAACGCTGCCGAGCGTGCCCTGCGTCAGTCGGTGATTCAGCGCAGGATCACTGGTCTGCCAAGCAACAGCCGGGGCGTCCAATCTCGCCAGGGAGCGATCTGCCGCAGCCGGCTGCTCACCGTCACCACCAGCCTCAGGCAACAGGGCCGTGATGTCTGGGAATTCCTGGAGCAGGCCTGA
- a CDS encoding Uma2 family endonuclease — protein sequence MTLTTNPSSGVLPLNFPSGLRLTPEQFELVCAENREAVLELTADGRVIAMPPTGSETSGRNSELLFQLQRFAKANGAWKVFESSGGFRLPDGSVVSPDASLVRLERWQALSPDERRRFAPLCPVLVVELASPSDEGPRGVTLLRAKMAAYQRNGARLGWLLLPEERAVEVWHATGDPQRLHNPTVLTASPELPGLTLQLDEIWSV from the coding sequence ATGACGCTCACCACCAACCCGAGTTCGGGTGTGTTGCCGCTGAACTTCCCTTCAGGGCTGCGCCTCACCCCAGAGCAGTTCGAACTGGTGTGCGCTGAAAATCGGGAGGCGGTGCTTGAGTTAACCGCGGATGGCCGTGTCATCGCGATGCCCCCAACTGGTAGTGAGACCAGTGGACGGAACAGTGAGTTGTTGTTTCAGTTGCAACGATTCGCCAAGGCCAATGGCGCGTGGAAAGTGTTTGAGAGCTCTGGAGGCTTTCGGCTGCCCGACGGATCGGTCGTGAGCCCCGATGCCTCCTTGGTCCGCCTGGAGCGCTGGCAGGCTCTCAGCCCGGATGAGCGTCGACGCTTCGCTCCCCTATGCCCCGTCCTGGTGGTTGAACTGGCCAGCCCCAGCGACGAGGGCCCCCGCGGCGTGACGTTGTTGCGAGCCAAGATGGCTGCTTATCAGCGCAATGGTGCCCGGCTGGGCTGGCTGCTCTTGCCGGAAGAGCGCGCGGTTGAGGTGTGGCATGCGACCGGTGATCCCCAGCGGCTGCACAATCCCACTGTGCTCACGGCTTCGCCTGAACTACCGGGCTTGACCCTCCAACTCGACGAGATCTGGTCTGTTTGA
- a CDS encoding AbrB/MazE/SpoVT family DNA-binding domain-containing protein, producing the protein MVLAKRTSKNQLTLPKAVVEQAGVADYYEAACENGRIVLTPVHPGGAIAVRTRLAEMGITEADVADAVGWARQA; encoded by the coding sequence ATGGTGTTGGCGAAGCGCACCAGCAAGAACCAGCTCACCCTTCCCAAGGCTGTGGTGGAGCAAGCCGGCGTCGCCGACTACTACGAGGCGGCTTGTGAGAACGGCCGAATTGTGCTCACCCCGGTTCATCCGGGAGGCGCCATCGCCGTGCGCACGCGCCTTGCGGAGATGGGGATCACGGAAGCGGATGTGGCCGACGCTGTGGGCTGGGCACGCCAGGCGTGA
- a CDS encoding AbrB/MazE/SpoVT family DNA-binding domain-containing protein — MDVTTVSPKFQVVIPKRVREQFGLRAGQTLQVIALPGRIELVPSQSPEALRGFLQGKNTFQREGDRL; from the coding sequence ATGGATGTCACAACCGTATCCCCCAAGTTCCAGGTCGTGATTCCCAAGCGGGTCCGCGAACAGTTCGGCCTCAGGGCTGGGCAGACCCTTCAGGTGATCGCCTTGCCGGGGCGCATCGAGCTTGTGCCCAGCCAGTCTCCAGAGGCTCTGCGCGGTTTTCTGCAGGGCAAGAACACCTTCCAGCGCGAGGGTGATCGCCTGTGA
- a CDS encoding type II toxin-antitoxin system VapC family toxin yields the protein MTHTRVVVDSSGWIEVFTNGVQAERFLALMADESSLVVPAISIFEVFKWVLREHGEAQAIQAAAVMQRGQVVDLDSRLALAAAQLSHALQLPMADSIILATARDRQARLHTMDSDFRGIADVEWIDLIT from the coding sequence GTGACGCACACGCGGGTGGTGGTGGATTCCTCGGGCTGGATCGAGGTGTTCACCAATGGTGTTCAGGCCGAGCGCTTCCTGGCCCTGATGGCAGACGAAAGCTCCCTTGTGGTGCCCGCGATCAGCATCTTTGAGGTGTTCAAGTGGGTCCTGCGCGAACACGGGGAGGCTCAGGCCATTCAGGCGGCCGCCGTGATGCAGCGCGGCCAGGTGGTGGATCTCGACAGCCGGCTTGCGCTGGCGGCGGCCCAGCTCAGTCATGCCCTGCAACTGCCAATGGCAGACAGCATCATCCTGGCCACGGCCAGGGATCGCCAGGCCAGGCTGCACACCATGGACAGCGATTTTCGCGGCATCGCCGACGTGGAGTGGATCGATTTGATCACCTGA
- a CDS encoding type II toxin-antitoxin system HicA family toxin, with protein MATRGSHRQFKHPQRPGRVTVAGKPSDDLAPGTLKSIAKQSGVPLP; from the coding sequence GTGGCCACAAGGGGGAGCCACAGGCAATTCAAACATCCCCAAAGGCCTGGGCGCGTTACAGTTGCTGGAAAGCCCAGCGACGATCTCGCGCCAGGCACCCTCAAAAGTATTGCCAAGCAATCCGGAGTGCCCCTGCCATGA
- a CDS encoding type II toxin-antitoxin system HicB family antitoxin, which yields MSQSFAVVIEEADHNFSAYVPDLPGCVATGASRDAVLAEIREAIAFHLEGLRADAEPQPLVRSSVATVQV from the coding sequence ATGAGCCAATCGTTTGCCGTGGTGATCGAGGAAGCCGATCACAACTTTTCGGCTTACGTTCCTGATCTTCCAGGTTGCGTGGCCACCGGCGCATCTCGCGATGCTGTACTGGCTGAGATTCGAGAAGCCATTGCCTTTCACCTGGAAGGCCTGAGAGCCGATGCCGAGCCCCAGCCGCTCGTGCGCTCAAGTGTGGCCACTGTTCAGGTATAA
- the rfbC gene encoding dTDP-4-dehydrorhamnose 3,5-epimerase, with the protein MFGDDRGFFYESWNQRRFDQAVGTATTFVQDNHSRSSRGVLHGLHHQLEPEPQGKLVRCTAGAIFDVAVDLRRSSATFGQWVGAELSAANQQQLWVPVGFGHGFLTLSETAEVLYKASGFWSKSCERSLRWLRRMPPPPALPRPLPPGRYLRDEGGSGYT; encoded by the coding sequence CTGTTTGGCGACGATCGCGGCTTCTTCTACGAGAGCTGGAACCAGCGCCGCTTTGATCAGGCCGTGGGCACAGCCACCACCTTTGTGCAGGACAACCACTCCCGCTCCAGCCGCGGCGTGCTGCACGGCCTCCACCACCAGCTGGAACCCGAACCCCAGGGCAAGCTGGTGCGCTGCACGGCTGGGGCGATCTTTGATGTGGCGGTGGACCTGCGCCGCAGCTCAGCCACCTTTGGCCAGTGGGTGGGGGCCGAACTCAGCGCCGCCAACCAGCAGCAGCTGTGGGTGCCGGTGGGCTTTGGCCATGGCTTCCTCACCCTGAGTGAGACGGCTGAGGTGCTCTACAAGGCCAGCGGCTTCTGGAGCAAAAGCTGCGAACGCTCCCTGCGCTGGCTGAGAAGGATGCCGCCGCCCCCAGCTTTGCCGAGGCCGTTGCCGCCGGGGAGGTATTTGCGTGATGAGGGCGGTTCCGGTTATACCTGA
- a CDS encoding transposase: MFETSHRERKRGRDLVWTLRGMPAPEWVTENWPGSATILAVRCKGRRDGKQIDETRYYVLVERTYRCDTSLRTTATALLQHVRERWSIENSWHWPRDTQLKEDVHRYREVNGVQILATLRSLAMNALRLAGFWSITEGLAALAHDIPGMLALLGWRQPAQALSSA, encoded by the coding sequence GTGTTTGAGACCAGCCACCGCGAGCGCAAGCGTGGCCGTGACCTCGTCTGGACGCTGCGGGGAATGCCGGCGCCGGAGTGGGTCACCGAGAACTGGCCCGGCAGCGCCACGATCCTGGCGGTGCGCTGCAAAGGCAGGCGCGATGGCAAGCAGATCGATGAGACCCGTTACTACGTCTTGGTCGAGCGCACCTATCGGTGCGACACGAGTCTCAGGACCACAGCCACAGCCTTGCTGCAGCACGTGAGAGAGCGCTGGAGCATCGAGAACTCCTGGCACTGGCCCCGGGACACCCAGCTCAAGGAAGACGTCCACCGCTACCGCGAGGTCAACGGCGTGCAGATCCTGGCCACGCTGCGCAGCCTGGCGATGAATGCCCTGCGGCTTGCGGGCTTCTGGTCGATCACCGAGGGGCTGGCTGCCTTGGCCCATGACATCCCTGGAATGCTGGCGCTGCTGGGCTGGCGACAACCAGCTCAGGCACTGAGCTCTGCTTAA
- a CDS encoding glycosyltransferase has protein sequence MKSQRSPLPPQTNPAFAHRVFGTETAAAYLAIHGSRDVQDAFAAALSPVLQADLFCLAYLFHHGGIYADADDRCRNSPGSSPPPGLRVLTQHQLSRRISFHLQTPVKVSEGSWSAPRGQAGHQRLMRRRRR, from the coding sequence ATGAAGTCCCAGCGCTCGCCGCTGCCGCCCCAGACCAATCCTGCCTTTGCCCACCGGGTGTTCGGCACCGAGACGGCCGCCGCCTACCTCGCCATCCATGGCTCCCGCGATGTGCAGGACGCCTTCGCTGCCGCACTCAGCCCCGTGCTCCAGGCGGATCTGTTCTGTCTCGCCTACCTCTTCCATCACGGTGGCATCTACGCCGATGCCGACGACCGCTGCCGCAATTCACCTGGTTCCTCACCGCCCCCGGGATTGCGTGTGCTTACCCAGCACCAACTCAGCCGCCGCATCAGCTTCCACCTCCAGACGCCAGTGAAGGTGAGCGAAGGCAGCTGGAGCGCACCCCGCGGGCAGGCCGGTCACCAGCGGCTGATGCGGCGGCGGCGGCGATGA
- a CDS encoding type II toxin-antitoxin system VapB family antitoxin, protein MDGIQRTTVTLDDELLARAEQLCGHLERSGLLKEALRALVQRESAKRLAALGGSEPALEPIPRRRSAA, encoded by the coding sequence TTGGATGGAATTCAGCGCACCACAGTGACGCTCGACGATGAATTGCTGGCCAGAGCCGAGCAGCTGTGCGGCCACCTGGAACGCAGTGGCTTGCTCAAGGAGGCCCTACGGGCGCTGGTGCAGCGCGAAAGTGCGAAGCGTCTTGCCGCACTTGGCGGCAGTGAACCGGCGCTCGAGCCGATCCCCCGTCGCCGGAGCGCCGCTTGA
- a CDS encoding type II toxin-antitoxin system VapB family antitoxin, with protein MSAVYTPPAVALNIRNAEASRLAAEVASLAGETKTAAVILALKERLRRLQRQSHTTANRQASLVNRLDQIALRCAGRPISDRRSAEEILGYDPMGLPTCW; from the coding sequence TTGAGCGCTGTCTACACGCCTCCAGCCGTGGCCCTCAACATCCGCAACGCCGAAGCCAGCCGCCTCGCCGCTGAGGTGGCATCCCTCGCGGGCGAAACCAAAACCGCCGCCGTGATCCTGGCCCTGAAAGAGCGGTTGCGGCGCCTGCAGCGCCAGAGCCACACCACAGCGAATCGGCAAGCCAGCCTCGTCAACCGGCTCGACCAGATTGCCCTACGTTGTGCTGGGCGGCCGATCAGCGATCGTCGCAGCGCAGAAGAGATCCTCGGCTACGACCCCATGGGCCTGCCCACCTGCTGGTGA
- a CDS encoding NAD(P)-dependent oxidoreductase, translating into MPPASPRPITQLRLHREPGASGQSLGVVEDQVGCPPSAPAIPC; encoded by the coding sequence GTGCCTCCAGCCAGCCCCAGGCCCATCACCCAGCTGCGGCTGCACCGCGAGCCCGGCGCCAGCGGCCAGTCCCTCGGGGTGGTGGAAGATCAGGTGGGCTGCCCGCCCAGCGCCCCAGCTATTCCCTGCTGA
- a CDS encoding transposase family protein, translated as MPETALPAIALPAIDLDLISFLKAIPDARMWRGIRIPAWSLLLVAVLGILSRCQSLRDLERFAIRHHSVLIEALGIELRSPAFADEQIAAIAATQELGCQPTSEVIVKQTRSRRVGGSSPVVQAKP; from the coding sequence GTGCCCGAAACCGCTCTTCCTGCAATCGCTCTTCCCGCAATCGATCTCGACCTGATCAGCTTTCTCAAGGCGATTCCGGACGCGCGGATGTGGCGTGGGATCCGCATTCCGGCCTGGTCTCTGCTGCTGGTGGCGGTGCTGGGAATCCTGAGCCGTTGCCAGAGCCTGCGGGATCTGGAGCGTTTTGCCATCCGCCACCACAGCGTGTTGATCGAGGCGCTGGGCATCGAACTCAGGAGTCCGGCCTTTGCCGATGAACAGATCGCGGCGATCGCCGCCACGCAGGAGCTTGGATGCCAGCCCACCAGCGAGGTCATCGTCAAACAGACCAGATCTCGTCGAGTTGGAGGGTCAAGCCCGGTAGTTCAGGCGAAGCCGTGA
- a CDS encoding type II toxin-antitoxin system HicA family toxin translates to MKRRDLLRHLSQHGCTLLREGGNHSWWHQPELNRRSAIPRHTEIKELLVRKICSDLGIPRP, encoded by the coding sequence GTGAAACGCAGGGATCTGCTTCGCCATCTCAGCCAGCACGGCTGCACCCTCTTGCGAGAAGGCGGCAACCACTCTTGGTGGCACCAGCCCGAGCTCAACAGGCGCAGTGCCATCCCCAGGCACACTGAAATCAAGGAGCTTCTCGTGCGCAAGATCTGTTCCGATCTGGGAATCCCCCGGCCTTGA
- a CDS encoding AbrB/MazE/SpoVT family DNA-binding domain-containing protein: MDVATLTAKGQVTVPKAVREALGLRQGDQLSWELEDGSVRVRAVAPLDLAYLQGLDSSLSDWSSPADEEAFRDL; the protein is encoded by the coding sequence ATGGACGTCGCCACACTCACCGCCAAGGGGCAGGTCACGGTGCCGAAGGCCGTGCGTGAGGCCCTGGGATTGCGACAGGGCGACCAGCTCAGTTGGGAGCTGGAGGATGGCTCGGTGCGGGTGCGAGCGGTGGCGCCATTGGATCTGGCCTATCTCCAGGGGCTGGACAGCAGCCTGAGCGATTGGAGCAGCCCGGCGGATGAGGAGGCGTTCCGCGATCTGTGA
- a CDS encoding type II toxin-antitoxin system HicB family antitoxin: MSAYTAVVKQDGDWWIGWVEEVPGVNAQERTRERLVVALKAVLQEALEMNRAEARAAAGSSYEELALAL, from the coding sequence GTGAGCGCTTACACCGCTGTTGTGAAGCAGGACGGCGACTGGTGGATCGGCTGGGTGGAAGAGGTGCCGGGCGTGAATGCCCAGGAACGAACCCGTGAACGGCTGGTGGTTGCGCTGAAGGCGGTGCTGCAGGAAGCCCTGGAGATGAACCGCGCCGAAGCCCGTGCTGCTGCAGGCAGCTCCTACGAGGAGCTGGCGCTGGCCCTGTGA
- a CDS encoding transposase, giving the protein MTVKANQKTLNRQIASQLLGKRKIPFMATDHEIGHGRDITWNLRAKEAPGHIKVEWPGSALIIEVVARGTREGKPFKATHRFMTNLRMSPEAMLQLVRERWSVESWHWIRDTQLHEDKHRYRGNGAWVMAALRTGALNLLRLAGFDSIREGLQAVMHDITALLAMLRRQPKTITV; this is encoded by the coding sequence TTGACGGTCAAGGCCAACCAGAAGACCCTCAACAGGCAGATCGCCAGCCAGCTGCTTGGCAAGCGCAAGATCCCTTTCATGGCAACGGATCACGAGATCGGCCATGGCCGTGACATCACCTGGAACCTGCGGGCCAAGGAGGCTCCAGGTCACATCAAAGTGGAGTGGCCTGGCAGCGCTCTGATCATTGAGGTGGTCGCCAGGGGCACCCGTGAGGGAAAGCCGTTCAAGGCCACGCACCGATTCATGACCAACTTGCGCATGTCCCCAGAAGCAATGCTGCAGCTGGTCAGAGAGCGCTGGAGCGTCGAGAGCTGGCACTGGATCCGTGACACCCAGCTCCACGAGGACAAGCACCGCTACCGCGGTAACGGTGCCTGGGTGATGGCGGCGCTGCGCACCGGTGCGCTGAACCTATTGCGCTTGGCCGGATTCGACTCGATCCGCGAGGGCCTGCAGGCGGTGATGCACGACATCACGGCACTACTGGCGATGCTCCGGCGACAACCAAAAACCATTACCGTGTGA
- a CDS encoding type II toxin-antitoxin system PemK/MazF family toxin codes for MSALERYTVVRVPFPFTDRQDQKQRPALVLSQPGFQRGCGHLLLAMITSARQSSWPLDWPLEDLKAAGLPQPCLVRFKLFTLDERLVLGGLGALAAADCAGVSAQLGKLLPSRT; via the coding sequence GTGAGCGCCCTCGAGAGGTACACGGTGGTGCGGGTGCCGTTCCCATTCACGGATCGGCAGGACCAGAAGCAGCGGCCGGCGTTGGTGCTCTCACAGCCTGGCTTCCAGCGAGGCTGTGGCCATCTGCTGCTGGCGATGATCACATCAGCGCGGCAATCCTCGTGGCCCCTCGATTGGCCCCTTGAAGATCTCAAGGCCGCAGGCCTGCCCCAACCCTGCCTGGTGCGCTTCAAGCTGTTCACCCTTGATGAGCGATTGGTGTTGGGGGGCCTGGGCGCTCTGGCCGCCGCTGATTGCGCCGGTGTGTCGGCCCAGCTGGGCAAGCTGCTGCCCTCCAGGACCTGA
- a CDS encoding ISAs1 family transposase — protein MGFVGWYRPFLVPETASAATDLDLISFLKAIPDARMRRGVRIPAWYLLLVAVLGILSGCESLRDLERFARRHHGVLTEALGLELRRPPSDSAFRYFFLQVDVAALCAAIRDWTIAQIPGGAADLDQLVCDGKTLRGSIETTPAGGSAFIAQVTLYSAALGVAISQACYATGANHERAVLKQLLGELDLEGVLIQADALHTQKPFFNSSPSRGPTSS, from the coding sequence ATGGGGTTTGTTGGGTGGTATCGCCCCTTCCTTGTGCCCGAAACCGCCTCTGCCGCAACTGATCTTGATCTGATCAGCTTCCTCAAGGCGATACCGGATGCGCGCATGCGGCGTGGGGTGCGCATTCCGGCCTGGTACCTGCTGCTGGTGGCGGTGCTGGGCATCCTGAGCGGCTGCGAAAGCCTGCGGGATCTGGAACGCTTTGCCCGTCGGCACCACGGCGTACTCACCGAGGCGCTGGGCCTGGAGCTGCGGCGGCCCCCATCGGATTCAGCGTTCCGCTACTTCTTCCTGCAGGTGGATGTGGCGGCCCTGTGCGCGGCCATCCGTGATTGGACGATCGCCCAGATCCCAGGTGGTGCAGCGGATCTCGATCAGCTGGTGTGTGACGGCAAGACCCTGAGGGGCTCGATCGAGACCACACCCGCCGGTGGTTCGGCGTTCATTGCCCAGGTGACGCTGTACTCAGCTGCCTTGGGTGTGGCGATCTCTCAGGCCTGCTACGCCACTGGCGCGAACCACGAGCGGGCAGTGCTGAAACAGCTGCTGGGCGAGCTCGACCTGGAGGGGGTACTGATCCAGGCGGATGCGCTCCACACCCAGAAACCTTTTTTCAACAGCTCACCGAGCAGGGGGCCGACTTCCTCCTGA